A single window of Lytechinus variegatus isolate NC3 chromosome 8, Lvar_3.0, whole genome shotgun sequence DNA harbors:
- the LOC121420550 gene encoding uncharacterized protein LOC121420550, protein MDLKPTNPTSTAEATSEGTGDHNYDTPEGSNALYMNTDMTDGPVLEERSDHVYVSPGSSPKGSECHYVNADVMVSRSESDDHLYINQLPSEGKDGDCTTAHVYMDMKPMQIPSTSLSEYSMEDDLPDKEEAVYANT, encoded by the coding sequence ATGGACCTGAAGCCTACCAATCCTACATCAACCGCCGAAGCGACCTCCGAAGGCACGGGAGACCATAACTACGATACTCCCGAGGGTTCTAATGCTTTGTATATGAATACAGACATGACAGATGGGCCAGTCCTCGAGGAGAGATCTGACCATGTTTACGTAAGCCCCGGTTCTTCTCCCAAGGGGTCTGAATGTCATTACGTGAATGCAGACGTGATGGTATCCAGAAGCGAGTCAGATGACCATCTATATATCAaccaactcccctccgaaggaAAAGATGGGGATTGTACTACGGCTCATGTTTATATGGATATGAAACCTATGCAGATTCCTTCAACTTCTCTTAGTGAGTATTCCATGGAGGATGACCTTCCGGATAAAGAAGAAGCTGTGTATGCCAACACATGA